From the genome of Nasonia vitripennis strain AsymCx chromosome 1, Nvit_psr_1.1, whole genome shotgun sequence, one region includes:
- the B3gat gene encoding beta-1,3-glucuronyltransferase isoform X2, whose product MAYASGFGGESGDQARLLQRMKESSLARSIEHHGGSSSSSMMYKTGRSCFRPLYLMCLSRTILVLGFLFVIYQSYNNCKAQEELCRMTRDSLEAIRAASVACKNINEPVHMPMPTSAKICDAVTEYNEIGKPNDGPTIYAITPTFTRPVQKAELTRLSQTFLLVPNFHWIVVEDSIKKTPLVTNLLASSGLTYTHINAPTPPHYKLGKNDPNWKKPRGVEQRNAALRWIRNNLNESHNGVIYFADDDNTYSRFLFKEIAKVKRVGVWPVGLVGGLMVERPICDKATGKVTGFNAVWKPDRPFPIDMAGFGINLKVILEKKDALFAYEIQSGFQESEILKQVTHRDELEGLADGCSKVYVWHTRTQPPVLNTETLLIKKGKSSNQGIEV is encoded by the exons ATGGCGTACGCTAGCGGCTTCGGCGGCGAGAGCGGCGACCAGGCCAGACTACTGCAGAGGATGAAGGAGAGCAGCTTGGCGCGCAGCATTGAGCATCACGGCGGCTCATCCTCCAGTAGCATGATGTACAAGACCGGCCGTAGCTGTTTCAGGCCGCTCTACCTCATGTGCCTAAGCAGGACCATACTCGTTCTCGGATTCCTCTTCGTCATCTATCAGAGCTACAACA ATTGCAAGGCTCAGGAAGAACTATGCAGAATGACCAGGGATTCTTTAGAAGCAATAAGGGCTGCATCGGTTGCctgcaaaaatataaatgaaccgGTGCACATGCCGATGCCCACCAGTGCAAAGATATGTGATGCTGTGACAGAGTACAACGAAATAGGAAAGCCAAACGATGGCCCTACTATTTACGCAATAACACCCACATTTACAAGGCCTGTACAGAAAGCTGAACTCACAAGATTGTCACAAACTTTTCTGCTCGTACCAAATTTCCATTGGATAGTCGTAGAGGATTCTATTAAAAAGACTCCATTAGTTACTAATCTGCTTGCTTCGAGCGGCCTTACTTATACACACATTAATGCACCTACGCCACCGCACTACAAGCTTGGGAAAAATGATCCAAACTGGAAAAAGCCCAGGGGAGTGGAGCAGAGGAACGCTGCTCTCAGGTGGATCAGGAATAATCTCAACGAAAGCCACAACGGTGTTATCTACTTTGCTGATGATGACAACACATATTCTCGATTTTTGTTCAAAGAG ATAGCAAAGGTAAAGAGAGTTGGTGTATGGCCAGTAGGTCTTGTTGGTGGCCTAATGGTTGAAAGGCCCATCTGTGACAAAGCAACAGGCAAGGTGACAGGCTTCAATGCTGTATGGAAACCCGACAGGCCATTCCCCATTGACATGGCTGGATTTGGAATCAATTTGAAAGTTATTTTGGAGAAGAAGGATGCATTGTTTGCATATGAGATTCAAAGCGGCTTTCAAGAGAGCGAGATTCTCAAACAAGTCACCCATAGAGATGAACTAGAAGGACTGGCTGATGGCTGCTCCAAG GTATACGTTTGGCATACGCGAACACAGCCTCCCGTCCTGAATACCGAAACACTCTTGATCAAAAAGGGAAAATCGTCCAACCAAGGAATCGAAGTGTGA
- the B3gat gene encoding beta-1,3-glucuronyltransferase isoform X1: MHHFARISDCACTRLSIIFAGPQLCAPQILNCNGLAQEARLLRIRIHAYLTSSVSSATLRCGLSYCKSSSLYFFCTRRFFRLNTYVLKCLYRRCTRGDLAKESERERERERKAYVRSDSLQAGNCLGQMLFNDFLPFLFDLLIASSLLLAYRFTDCKAQEELCRMTRDSLEAIRAASVACKNINEPVHMPMPTSAKICDAVTEYNEIGKPNDGPTIYAITPTFTRPVQKAELTRLSQTFLLVPNFHWIVVEDSIKKTPLVTNLLASSGLTYTHINAPTPPHYKLGKNDPNWKKPRGVEQRNAALRWIRNNLNESHNGVIYFADDDNTYSRFLFKEIAKVKRVGVWPVGLVGGLMVERPICDKATGKVTGFNAVWKPDRPFPIDMAGFGINLKVILEKKDALFAYEIQSGFQESEILKQVTHRDELEGLADGCSKVYVWHTRTQPPVLNTETLLIKKGKSSNQGIEV; encoded by the exons ATGCATCATTTCGCCCGTATATCGGACTGTGCGTGTACTCGTCTTTCGATTATTTTCGCCGGACCGCAGTTATGCGCGCCGCAGATACTCAATTGCAACGGGCTGGCGCAAGAGGCGCGACTACTCCGAATACGAATACACGCTTACCTAACGTCAAGTGTATCGTCTGCCACTCTCCGATGCGGCCTTTCCTATTGTAAATCTTCATCTCTCTACTTTTTTTGTACGCGTCGTTTTTTTCGTCTAAATACTTACGTCCTCAAGTGCCTTTACCGCCGCTGTACTCGAGGCGATCTTGCGAAAgaatccgagagagagagagagagagagagaaaagcttACGTTCGCAGTGATTCATTACAAGCTGGAAATTGCTTAGGCCAGATGTTATTCAACGATTTCCTGCCGTTCTTGTTCGATTTGCTGATTGCCTCTTCTTTACTGCTGGCCTATCGCTTTACAG ATTGCAAGGCTCAGGAAGAACTATGCAGAATGACCAGGGATTCTTTAGAAGCAATAAGGGCTGCATCGGTTGCctgcaaaaatataaatgaaccgGTGCACATGCCGATGCCCACCAGTGCAAAGATATGTGATGCTGTGACAGAGTACAACGAAATAGGAAAGCCAAACGATGGCCCTACTATTTACGCAATAACACCCACATTTACAAGGCCTGTACAGAAAGCTGAACTCACAAGATTGTCACAAACTTTTCTGCTCGTACCAAATTTCCATTGGATAGTCGTAGAGGATTCTATTAAAAAGACTCCATTAGTTACTAATCTGCTTGCTTCGAGCGGCCTTACTTATACACACATTAATGCACCTACGCCACCGCACTACAAGCTTGGGAAAAATGATCCAAACTGGAAAAAGCCCAGGGGAGTGGAGCAGAGGAACGCTGCTCTCAGGTGGATCAGGAATAATCTCAACGAAAGCCACAACGGTGTTATCTACTTTGCTGATGATGACAACACATATTCTCGATTTTTGTTCAAAGAG ATAGCAAAGGTAAAGAGAGTTGGTGTATGGCCAGTAGGTCTTGTTGGTGGCCTAATGGTTGAAAGGCCCATCTGTGACAAAGCAACAGGCAAGGTGACAGGCTTCAATGCTGTATGGAAACCCGACAGGCCATTCCCCATTGACATGGCTGGATTTGGAATCAATTTGAAAGTTATTTTGGAGAAGAAGGATGCATTGTTTGCATATGAGATTCAAAGCGGCTTTCAAGAGAGCGAGATTCTCAAACAAGTCACCCATAGAGATGAACTAGAAGGACTGGCTGATGGCTGCTCCAAG GTATACGTTTGGCATACGCGAACACAGCCTCCCGTCCTGAATACCGAAACACTCTTGATCAAAAAGGGAAAATCGTCCAACCAAGGAATCGAAGTGTGA
- the B3gat gene encoding beta-1,3-glucuronyltransferase (The RefSeq protein has 1 substitution compared to this genomic sequence) codes for MAYASGFGGESGDQARLLQRMKESSLARSIEHHGGSSSSSMMYKTGRSCFRPLYLMCLSRTILVLGFLFVIYQSYNNCKAQEELCRMTRDSLEAIRAASVACKNINEPVHMPMPTSAKICDAVTEYNEIGKPNDGPTIYAITPTFTRPVQKAELTRLSQTFLLVPNFHWIVVEDSIKKTPLVTNLLASSGLTYTHINAPTPPHYKLGKNDPNWEKPRGVEQRNAALRWIRNNLNESHNGVIYFADDDNTYSRFLFKEIAKVKRVGVWPVGLVGGLMVERPICDKATGKVTGFNAVWKPDRPFPIDMAGFGINLKVILEKKDALFAYEIQSGFQESEILKQVTHRDELEGLADGCSKVYVWHTRTQPPVLNTETLLIKKGKSSNQGIEV; via the exons ATGGCGTACGCTAGCGGCTTCGGCGGCGAGAGCGGCGACCAGGCCAGACTACTGCAGAGGATGAAGGAGAGCAGCTTGGCGCGCAGCATTGAGCATCACGGCGGCTCATCCTCCAGTAGCATGATGTACAAGACCGGCCGTAGCTGTTTCAGGCCGCTCTACCTCATGTGCCTAAGCAGGACCATACTCGTTCTCGGATTCCTCTTCGTCATCTATCAGAGCTACAACA ATTGCAAGGCTCAGGAAGAACTATGCAGAATGACCAGGGATTCTTTAGAAGCAATAAGGGCTGCATCGGTTGCctgcaaaaatataaatgaaccgGTGCACATGCCGATGCCCACCAGTGCAAAGATATGTGATGCTGTGACAGAGTACAACGAAATAGGAAAGCCAAACGATGGCCCTACTATTTACGCAATAACACCCACATTTACAAGGCCTGTACAGAAAGCTGAACTCACAAGATTGTCACAAACTTTTCTGCTCGTACCAAATTTCCATTGGATAGTCGTAGAGGATTCTATTAAAAAGACTCCATTAGTTACTAATCTGCTTGCTTCGAGCGGCCTTACTTATACACACATTAATGCACCTACGCCACCGCACTACAAGCTTGGGAAAAATGATCCAAACTGGAAAAAGCCCAGGGGAGTGGAGCAGAGGAACGCTGCTCTCAGGTGGATCAGGAATAATCTCAACGAAAGCCACAACGGTGTTATCTACTTTGCTGATGATGACAACACATATTCTCGATTTTTGTTCAAAGAG ATAGCAAAGGTAAAGAGAGTTGGTGTATGGCCAGTAGGTCTTGTTGGTGGCCTAATGGTTGAAAGGCCCATCTGTGACAAAGCAACAGGCAAGGTGACAGGCTTCAATGCTGTATGGAAACCCGACAGGCCATTCCCCATTGACATGGCTGGATTTGGAATCAATTTGAAAGTTATTTTGGAGAAGAAGGATGCATTGTTTGCATATGAGATTCAAAGCGGCTTTCAAGAGAGCGAGATTCTCAAACAAGTCACCCATAGAGATGAACTAGAAGGACTGGCTGATGGCTGCTCCAAG GTATACGTTTGGCATACGCGAACACAGCCTCCCGTCCTGAATACCGAAACACTCTTGATCAAAAAGGGAAAATCGTCCAACCAAGGAATCGAAGTGTGA
- the LOC100123038 gene encoding ras-related protein Rab-32, with protein MAGRKIVRRDSDAVFQHFGQKELLFKILVIGDYGVGKTAIVRRYTEGKFSSNYKITIGADFAIKNLDWDSQTKIKLQLWDIAGHERFGYMTRVYYKYAVAAALVFDISRVATFQSVKKWLGDLREKVTLPDGSKIPIVLLANKCDINQAAVPNEQIIKFCKENDIGSWFVTSAKENLNIDEAMHYLVGNVLKSKINEEIRESIKLRDTPLLRDKQTCCRTFT; from the exons ATGGCCGGGCGAAAAATCGTGCGTCGAGACTCAGACGCGGTTTTCCAACACTTCGGGCAGAAGGAGCTGCTCTTCAAAATTCTCGTCATCGGCGATTACGGAGTCG GTAAAACCGCTATCGTCAGGCGATACACCGAAG GAAAATTTTCTTCGAACTACAAAATCACGATCGGCGCCGATTTCGCCATCAAGAACCTCGACTGGGACTCGCAGACGAAGATCAAGCTCCAGCTATG GGATATCGCCGGCCACGAGAGGTTCGGCTACATGACGAGAGTGTACTACAAATACGC GGTAGCCGCGGCCTTGGTCTTTGACATATCGAGGGTCGCCACCTTCCAGTCGGTCAAAAAGTGGCTCGGCGATCTGAGGGAGAAGGTGACGCTGCCCGACGGATCCAAGATACCGATCGTACTGTTGGCCAACAAGTGCGACATCAACCAGGCAGCGGTACCCAATGAACAAATCATCAAGTTCTGCAAGGAGAACGATATCGGCTCGTGGTTCGTTACCTCGGCCAAGGAGAACCTCAATATAG ACGAGGCGATGCACTATCTAGTCGGAAACGTCCTCAAGTCGAAGATCAACGAGGAAATACGAGAGTCGATCAAGCTGAGGGATACTCCGCTGCTGCGGGACAAACAGACTTGTTGCAGAACTTTTACATGA